A DNA window from Xanthomonas campestris pv. campestris str. ATCC 33913 contains the following coding sequences:
- the asd gene encoding archaetidylserine decarboxylase (Phosphatidylserine decarboxylase is synthesized as a single chain precursor. Generation of the pyruvoyl active site from a Ser is coupled to cleavage of a Gly-Ser bond between the larger (beta) and smaller (alpha chains). It is an integral membrane protein.), with product MSLVTSLTYVLPHRLLSSLARALAYSKSPATKQWLIDTVTRKFGVDLSEAQEPDPRVYPTFNAFFTRALKPGARVPDADPQALLMPADGRISQLGPIENGRIFQAKGQSFTAAELLGDESAAVPFHNGLFATVYLSPKDYHRVHMPWSGTLRETVHVPGRLFSVGPDAVRNVPRLFARNERLVCHFDTDFGPMASVMVGALLVSGVETVWSGVEIPRYGDRITRKDYRGKGITLERFAEMARFNYGSTVIVLLPPGVAALEGGLAAESSVRLGQALARRQVA from the coding sequence GTGAGTCTTGTCACTTCCCTGACCTACGTGCTGCCGCATCGGCTGCTGTCCTCGCTGGCGCGCGCCCTGGCGTATTCCAAGTCGCCAGCGACCAAGCAGTGGCTGATCGACACGGTCACGCGCAAGTTTGGCGTGGATCTGAGCGAAGCCCAGGAGCCGGATCCGCGCGTCTACCCCACCTTCAATGCGTTTTTCACCCGTGCGCTGAAGCCCGGCGCGCGCGTGCCCGACGCCGACCCGCAGGCGCTGTTGATGCCGGCGGACGGGCGCATCAGCCAGCTCGGGCCGATCGAGAACGGGCGCATCTTCCAGGCCAAGGGCCAATCGTTCACGGCTGCGGAACTGCTCGGCGATGAGTCCGCCGCCGTGCCCTTCCACAATGGCCTGTTCGCCACGGTGTATCTGTCGCCCAAGGACTATCACCGCGTGCACATGCCGTGGAGCGGCACCTTGCGCGAAACCGTGCATGTGCCTGGCCGGCTTTTCAGTGTTGGCCCCGATGCAGTGCGCAACGTGCCGCGGCTGTTCGCCCGCAACGAACGCCTGGTGTGCCACTTCGATACCGACTTCGGCCCGATGGCCTCGGTGATGGTGGGCGCGCTGCTGGTGTCCGGCGTGGAAACCGTCTGGAGCGGTGTGGAGATCCCGCGCTACGGCGACCGCATCACGCGCAAGGATTACCGCGGCAAGGGGATCACGCTGGAGCGCTTTGCGGAGATGGCGCGCTTCAATTATGGATCGACGGTCATCGTCTTGCTGCCGCCGGGCGTTGCCGCGCTTGAAGGCGGGCTGGCTGCGGAATCGTCGGTGCGGCTGGGACAGGCGCTGGCACGACGCCAGGTGGCCTGA
- a CDS encoding SCO family protein has product MFNRNTGIVLLVALAAGLGLLLGQKFLGGTPRSPWPPTQTITFYPQPRPLPQFSLRQSDGTQLVPGELNGHWTLVFLGFTFCPDVCPTTLTDLAVAQRQWESVPESLRPRVLFVSVDPQRDPPARLGEYAHAFHKDTLAATADEPSLERFATALGFVFQKVPGKNFAQNPNDYSMDHSAGIAVLDPQGRLAGLIRPPLDPKAIAADLQQLTKVTAP; this is encoded by the coding sequence ATGTTCAATCGCAATACCGGCATCGTGCTGCTGGTGGCGCTGGCCGCCGGGCTAGGCCTGTTGCTGGGCCAGAAGTTCCTTGGCGGCACCCCGCGCTCGCCCTGGCCGCCCACCCAGACCATCACCTTCTACCCACAGCCGCGCCCGCTGCCGCAGTTCAGCCTGCGCCAGTCAGATGGCACCCAGCTGGTGCCCGGCGAATTGAACGGTCATTGGACCCTAGTGTTCCTGGGCTTCACCTTCTGCCCGGATGTCTGCCCCACCACACTGACCGATCTGGCGGTGGCCCAGCGGCAGTGGGAGAGTGTTCCCGAGAGCCTGCGCCCGCGCGTGTTGTTCGTGTCGGTGGACCCGCAGCGCGACCCGCCCGCACGCCTGGGCGAATACGCGCACGCCTTCCACAAGGACACGCTGGCGGCCACGGCCGATGAACCGTCGCTGGAGCGCTTCGCCACCGCGCTGGGGTTCGTGTTCCAGAAAGTGCCGGGCAAGAATTTCGCGCAGAACCCCAACGACTACAGCATGGATCACTCGGCCGGCATCGCCGTGCTCGATCCGCAGGGCCGGCTCGCTGGCCTGATCCGTCCGCCGCTCGACCCGAAGGCGATTGCCGCCGACCTCCAACAGCTGACCAAGGTAACCGCTCCGTGA